TTGGCTTTTGAGTTGCAAAAGGAGTTGACGGAAGCACGTAAGTGTACGCGCACTTTGGGTTGCGGGATTGGCTCATGAACAAAGAAAACCGATACCAGCCGACCAGCATGACCCCCACCCAACACCACCGGCACGGCCTGTGGCCCCGCGCAGAGACAGTGGAGGATTTGCAACGCAACCTAGCCGCCGTGCGCGAGCGCATCGCTGCTGCTGCTCGGCGAGTCGGGCGCGATCCAAACGAGGTACGGCTCTTACCTGTCAGTAAGGAAGTGGATGAAGCACGGATCCGAATGGCTTATGAAGCAGGCTGTCGGTTTCTCGCCGAGAACAGACCGCAGGAATTGGCACGTAAGTATGAAGCCCTACGCGATCTGACTGACCTTAAATGGTCGGTCATCGGTCATTTGCAAACCAATAAAGCCAAGCTCGTGGTGCGTTACGCGGCCGAGTTCCAGGCGCTGGACAGCTTGCGCGTTGCCGAGGTATTGGACCGGCGCCTTCAGGCAGAAGGCCGGGCACTTGACGTCTACGTCCAGGTGAACACGTCGGGGGAACCAAGCAAGTACGGTCTGCACCCGGAGGAGGTTGCCACTTTCCTGCGCAAAATGCGGGCATTTTCAAGCTTACGGCTGCGTGGATTAATGACTCTGGCGGTGTTCTCCACGGACAGTGAGCGCGTGAGACAATGCTTCATCTTGTTACGTACGCTGCGCGACACATTGCGCCAGGAGGTCGACGCGGGCCTGACCGAGCTGTCGATGGGTATGTCGGGTGACTTCGAAATTGCTATTGAAGAAGGCGCTACTGTTGTACGCGTGGGACAGGCCATTTTCGGATCCCGCAAGACTCCCGATGCGCGCTACTGGCCTTCGAGCGACCAGCCGCGGCGGTAACCTGGTCATGGCGGCTGCTAGCTTAACTTTTTCACGTTTTTGACCTTTGTAGTAATAAGTCGAGGATTTATAAAGAGGTGTGTAGCGTCGATATTTGAATAGCT
This Candidatus Methylacidithermus pantelleriae DNA region includes the following protein-coding sequences:
- a CDS encoding YggS family pyridoxal phosphate-dependent enzyme; translated protein: MNKENRYQPTSMTPTQHHRHGLWPRAETVEDLQRNLAAVRERIAAAARRVGRDPNEVRLLPVSKEVDEARIRMAYEAGCRFLAENRPQELARKYEALRDLTDLKWSVIGHLQTNKAKLVVRYAAEFQALDSLRVAEVLDRRLQAEGRALDVYVQVNTSGEPSKYGLHPEEVATFLRKMRAFSSLRLRGLMTLAVFSTDSERVRQCFILLRTLRDTLRQEVDAGLTELSMGMSGDFEIAIEEGATVVRVGQAIFGSRKTPDARYWPSSDQPRR